The bacterium genome includes a region encoding these proteins:
- the prs gene encoding ribose-phosphate diphosphokinase: MITSDTPVLIVGTESDNPFAIDIGVFCGQATDIADILSLKTFANSEFCPRFISDEKDMLDIGKKLKGITVAMVSTVSNTLSRNELSLRSFLVARAAKDNGAEKVILIEPDLYYSAQDRGPRLEHGSVAFERTPEDYKKFDGQPFTSKFYAEALTLAGVDTVITVHNHSSSVEKTFSNTMSGGFVNLSPAEVFADYIKSSDVTPSLHKGKGLLVCAPDAGARDFAAQVHDSLDMPAANLLYMTKQRRDERNVSVCVDPESPCGTDSIAGKDVVVFDDMVRTGNTIRECCKILKDAGAGRVVFFVTHFYSSPEVRECLSAPVIDEIVTTNTLPCILNRDMQGRLRRKLTVLKLEKWISRCLLDYLGLGTSHLVWEDYSVDMSSKNPRWMSMADMRVKFPVE, translated from the coding sequence GTGATAACCAGCGATACCCCGGTGCTAATAGTCGGGACGGAATCGGATAACCCTTTCGCTATCGACATAGGAGTCTTCTGCGGACAGGCAACCGATATCGCGGATATACTGTCGCTGAAAACCTTTGCCAACAGTGAGTTTTGTCCAAGGTTCATTAGCGACGAGAAGGACATGCTCGATATCGGCAAAAAACTCAAAGGCATTACAGTCGCGATGGTATCCACAGTCTCTAACACTCTCTCTCGAAACGAACTGAGCCTGAGAAGCTTCCTGGTCGCTCGTGCAGCAAAAGATAATGGAGCCGAGAAAGTAATCCTGATTGAGCCGGACCTCTACTACAGTGCCCAGGATCGCGGTCCGCGTCTCGAACATGGTAGTGTTGCATTCGAGCGCACACCGGAGGATTACAAAAAGTTCGACGGGCAGCCGTTTACCAGCAAGTTTTATGCCGAAGCTCTGACCCTGGCGGGGGTAGACACGGTCATCACGGTTCACAATCACTCCAGCTCGGTCGAAAAAACATTCAGCAACACCATGTCCGGCGGATTTGTAAATTTATCTCCGGCTGAGGTTTTTGCGGACTATATCAAGTCATCCGACGTCACCCCCAGCCTGCACAAAGGCAAAGGACTGTTGGTATGCGCACCTGATGCCGGAGCGAGGGACTTCGCCGCCCAGGTTCACGACAGTCTGGACATGCCGGCTGCAAACCTGCTCTATATGACCAAACAACGCAGGGATGAGCGCAATGTATCGGTCTGCGTGGATCCCGAATCGCCATGCGGCACCGATTCAATCGCGGGCAAAGATGTAGTTGTGTTTGATGACATGGTCCGCACCGGCAACACTATTCGGGAGTGCTGCAAGATTCTTAAGGATGCTGGCGCAGGCCGTGTGGTCTTCTTTGTGACCCACTTTTATTCTTCACCTGAGGTGCGTGAGTGTCTTAGCGCGCCGGTCATCGACGAGATCGTCACGACCAATACCCTTCCCTGCATCCTCAATCGTGATATGCAGGGACGGCTGAGGCGAAAGCTCACCGTGCTCAAACTGGAGAAATGGATATCGCGATGCCTGCTCGATTATCTGGGACTGGGGACTTCTCACCTGGTGTGGGAGGACTATAGCGTGGACATGTCTTCCAAGAACCCGCGCTGGATGTCGATGGCCGATATGCGCGTCAAATTCCCTGTTGAATAA